A DNA window from Streptococcus sp. LPB0220 contains the following coding sequences:
- a CDS encoding QueT transporter family protein gives MKQLTARDMAQIAIVAAIYIVLTITPPLNAMAYYGYQFRVSEMMNFLAFYNKKYLIGVTLGCMIANLFSFGWIDVFVGGGSTFVFLGLGLILFGRFKNKFLFDGLIRLDHFLFAIFFSISMFTIALELYYLQGQPFFYNWLTMGLGEFASLIFGAIVINQLSKRIDFTK, from the coding sequence ATGAAACAGTTAACTGCTCGTGATATGGCACAAATTGCCATTGTTGCTGCGATTTATATCGTATTGACCATTACCCCACCTCTCAATGCTATGGCCTATTATGGCTATCAATTCCGTGTTTCGGAAATGATGAATTTCTTAGCCTTCTACAATAAGAAGTACTTGATTGGGGTGACGCTTGGTTGTATGATTGCTAACTTATTTAGTTTTGGATGGATTGATGTCTTTGTCGGTGGAGGTTCAACCTTTGTCTTCTTAGGACTTGGACTCATTCTATTTGGTCGATTCAAAAACAAGTTCTTGTTTGACGGTCTTATTCGCTTGGACCATTTCTTGTTTGCGATTTTCTTTTCCATCTCCATGTTTACGATTGCCTTGGAACTTTATTACCTTCAAGGACAACCATTCTTCTATAACTGGTTGACCATGGGATTGGGTGAATTCGCATCCTTGATTTTTGGAGCAATTGTGATCAATCAACTTTCTAAACGGATCGATTTTACAAAATAA
- a CDS encoding GNAT family N-acetyltransferase: MNIWTHLAAYSLIETQRLYLRPFLFEDAEDFYKIASNPDNLQFIFPAQADLAETQYVLANYFMKNPLGVWAICDKETNQMIGSIKFEKLDEIKGEAELGYFLRKDFWGKGLMTEAVKELVYLSFEKFQLKELKIVTHVENAGSQKVALKAGFRLFRQFKGSDRYTRKMRDYYDFRLGRGDFYE, translated from the coding sequence ATGAATATTTGGACGCACTTAGCTGCCTATTCACTAATTGAAACACAAAGGTTGTATTTACGACCTTTTCTCTTTGAAGATGCGGAAGATTTTTATAAGATTGCTTCAAATCCTGATAACCTACAATTTATCTTTCCTGCACAAGCTGATCTTGCTGAAACTCAATATGTACTAGCCAACTATTTCATGAAAAATCCTTTGGGGGTCTGGGCGATCTGTGATAAGGAAACTAATCAGATGATCGGTTCCATCAAGTTTGAAAAATTGGATGAAATTAAGGGTGAGGCTGAGTTAGGCTACTTTTTACGCAAAGATTTTTGGGGAAAGGGCTTGATGACAGAAGCGGTCAAAGAGTTGGTCTATCTATCATTTGAGAAATTTCAACTGAAGGAGCTTAAGATTGTCACCCATGTTGAAAATGCAGGGAGTCAAAAGGTCGCTTTAAAGGCTGGTTTTCGTCTCTTTCGTCAATTCAAAGGGAGTGACCGCTATACGCGTAAAATGCGCGATTATTATGATTTCCGCCTAGGTAGAGGGGACTTCTATGAGTAA
- a CDS encoding MarR family winged helix-turn-helix transcriptional regulator → MSILREIGIIARALDSIANIEFRDLDLARGQYLYLVRIAEQPGMIQEELSELLKVDRSTVARSVKKLEERGLIQQRPRGENLKTKEWELTEKGKKIYPFILGEHIYSETTALKGFSKEEVAQLEEYLIRVRENITLDWELVKKGQKRNYSEVKQ, encoded by the coding sequence ATGAGTATTTTGCGTGAGATTGGCATCATTGCGCGAGCACTGGATTCTATAGCAAATATTGAATTTCGAGATTTAGATCTGGCGCGTGGTCAATACCTCTATCTGGTGCGAATTGCCGAGCAACCTGGAATGATTCAGGAAGAACTCTCTGAGCTCTTAAAAGTCGATCGCTCAACTGTTGCCCGATCCGTAAAAAAACTAGAAGAACGAGGATTGATTCAGCAGCGCCCAAGGGGTGAAAACCTTAAAACCAAGGAATGGGAATTAACTGAAAAAGGTAAGAAGATTTACCCCTTCATTTTAGGGGAGCATATTTACTCTGAGACAACTGCCTTAAAAGGATTTTCCAAAGAAGAAGTCGCACAGTTAGAGGAGTATCTGATCCGAGTTCGAGAGAATATTACCCTGGATTGGGAACTAGTCAAAAAAGGTCAAAAAAGAAATTATAGTGAGGTAAAGCAATGA
- a CDS encoding UDP-N-acetylglucosamine 1-carboxyvinyltransferase: protein MKKIVINGGRPLKGEVTISGAKNSVVALIPATILADDIVTLDGVPDISDVASLIEIMTIMGAKIERKEDSLIIDPRGVKNMPMPFGKINSLRASYYFYGSLLGRYGQATVGLPGGCDLGPRPIDLHLKAFEAMGAAMTMDGSSMKLATDGKPLQGANIYMDTVSVGATINTILAAVKAEGRTVIENAAREPEIIDVVTLLNNMGAHIRGAGTDIIIIDGVPQLHGTRHQVIPDRIEAGTYIALAAAIGEGIQINNVLYEHLESYIAKLEEMGVRMTISEDSIFVEKQTGLKAIQIKTSPYPGFATDLQQPITPLLLTATGRGRIVDTIYEKRVNHVPELAKMGATISTLNDHIIYEGPNQLTGSSVKATDLRAGAALVIAGLMASGTTEITNVEYILRGYSDIIHKLTQLGADIQLVEE, encoded by the coding sequence ATGAAAAAAATTGTAATAAATGGTGGTCGCCCTCTAAAAGGAGAGGTGACCATTAGTGGTGCAAAAAATAGTGTAGTAGCCTTGATTCCGGCGACCATTCTGGCGGATGATATCGTGACCCTTGATGGGGTACCGGATATCTCCGACGTGGCGAGTCTGATTGAAATCATGACCATCATGGGGGCTAAGATTGAACGCAAAGAAGACAGTTTGATCATTGATCCACGTGGGGTGAAGAATATGCCCATGCCATTTGGAAAAATCAACAGTCTGCGAGCTTCCTATTATTTCTATGGCAGCTTATTAGGACGCTATGGTCAAGCAACGGTTGGGCTTCCTGGTGGGTGTGACCTTGGACCACGTCCGATTGATTTGCATTTGAAGGCCTTTGAAGCGATGGGAGCCGCTATGACCATGGATGGCTCTAGTATGAAACTTGCGACTGATGGCAAGCCTCTTCAAGGAGCTAACATCTACATGGATACTGTTAGTGTCGGTGCAACGATCAATACGATTTTAGCAGCAGTCAAGGCTGAAGGTCGGACAGTGATCGAAAATGCGGCTCGGGAACCTGAAATTATCGATGTGGTGACCTTGCTCAACAACATGGGAGCTCATATTCGTGGAGCAGGAACAGACATTATTATCATTGATGGTGTTCCACAATTGCATGGAACGAGACATCAGGTGATTCCAGATCGCATCGAAGCTGGAACCTATATTGCCCTTGCAGCTGCTATTGGAGAAGGTATCCAGATCAACAATGTCCTGTATGAGCATTTAGAGAGTTATATTGCCAAGTTAGAGGAAATGGGTGTGCGTATGACCATTTCTGAAGATAGTATCTTTGTAGAAAAGCAGACAGGCTTGAAGGCGATCCAGATCAAAACGTCTCCTTATCCTGGTTTTGCGACTGATTTGCAACAACCGATCACACCTTTGCTCTTAACGGCTACAGGACGTGGACGAATCGTTGATACGATTTATGAAAAACGGGTCAACCATGTACCAGAATTGGCTAAAATGGGGGCCACCATTTCGACCTTGAACGACCACATTATCTATGAAGGGCCAAATCAATTGACAGGATCCAGTGTGAAAGCAACGGATCTTCGAGCTGGTGCGGCTTTAGTGATCGCAGGTCTCATGGCTTCTGGAACAACAGAAATTACAAATGTGGAATATATCCTTCGCGGGTATTCAGATATTATTCATAAATTGACCCAACTTGGAGCAGATATCCAGTTGGTAGAGGAATAG
- the ligA gene encoding NAD-dependent DNA ligase LigA, translating into MKTRMKELVELLNRYAYEYYTKDAPSVSDSEYDQLYRELVELETAHPDEILPESPTHRVGGVVLKGFTKYQHQYPHYSLQDAFSREELEAFDQRVRKEFPSISYVCELKIDGLSISLTYENGVLVTGATRGDGSVGEDITENLKRVKDIPLVLPEPVNITVRGECYMPRASFDRVNQIRQENGEPEFANPRNAAAGTLRQLDTKIVAKRNLATFLYQEVSPTDQSSQEGVLEKLARLGFVVNQERVLAEDMEQIWDFIQKVAQLREDLPYDIDGIVIKVNDLAVQEELGFTVKAPKWAVAYKFPAEEKEAKILSVDWTVGRTGVVTPTANLTPVQLAGTTVSRATLHNVDYIAEKDIHQDDTVIVYKAGDIIPAVLRVVKDKRVSDQALAIPTHCPSCQSELLHFEDEVALRCINPLCPAQIKEGLNHFASRDAMNITGLGPAVVEKLFAAQLVEDVAGIYRLTVEDLLTLEGFKEKSAEKLYEAIQASKENSAEKLLFGLGIRHVGSKVSQILLQEFHDLDQLATADPERIASIDSLGMVVAESLKRYFAQEGSKRLLQELKEAGVNMAYLGEKVAADAALSGMTVVLTGKLERLTRSEAKAKLESLGAKVTGSVSKKTDLVVAGSDAGSKLTKAQELGIQVEDEAWLESL; encoded by the coding sequence ATGAAAACCAGAATGAAAGAATTAGTGGAATTACTCAATCGATATGCTTACGAGTATTACACAAAAGACGCTCCATCTGTTTCAGATAGTGAATATGATCAATTATATCGGGAGTTGGTGGAACTAGAAACCGCACATCCAGATGAGATCTTACCAGAGAGTCCAACTCACCGTGTAGGTGGGGTGGTTTTAAAAGGTTTTACCAAATACCAGCACCAGTATCCCCATTATAGTTTGCAGGATGCTTTTTCGCGTGAAGAATTAGAAGCCTTTGATCAGCGTGTCCGTAAGGAATTTCCTTCTATCAGCTATGTATGTGAGCTGAAAATCGATGGCTTGTCCATTTCTCTCACCTATGAAAATGGAGTCCTCGTAACGGGGGCGACACGTGGGGATGGTTCTGTTGGTGAGGATATTACAGAGAACCTCAAGCGGGTCAAGGATATTCCTTTGGTGTTACCAGAGCCAGTGAACATTACAGTGCGAGGCGAGTGCTATATGCCACGGGCTTCCTTTGATCGGGTCAATCAGATCCGTCAAGAAAACGGCGAGCCGGAGTTTGCTAATCCGCGGAATGCTGCTGCAGGAACGCTTCGCCAATTGGATACGAAAATCGTAGCCAAGCGAAATCTTGCAACCTTCTTGTATCAAGAAGTGAGCCCGACGGACCAAAGCAGTCAGGAAGGCGTGCTTGAGAAATTAGCCCGCTTAGGATTTGTCGTGAACCAAGAGCGAGTGCTGGCTGAGGATATGGAACAAATTTGGGACTTCATCCAGAAGGTAGCTCAGCTTCGAGAGGATCTTCCCTACGATATCGATGGGATTGTCATCAAGGTCAATGACCTAGCTGTTCAAGAAGAACTAGGCTTTACTGTTAAAGCCCCTAAATGGGCTGTCGCCTATAAGTTTCCAGCTGAAGAAAAAGAAGCGAAAATCCTATCGGTGGATTGGACGGTTGGACGGACCGGAGTTGTGACCCCAACTGCCAATCTAACTCCAGTCCAGCTAGCAGGAACTACCGTTAGTCGGGCAACCTTGCACAATGTGGACTATATTGCTGAAAAAGATATTCATCAGGATGATACCGTCATCGTCTACAAGGCGGGTGATATCATTCCTGCGGTCTTGCGTGTCGTCAAAGATAAACGGGTATCTGATCAAGCATTAGCTATTCCAACTCATTGTCCGAGCTGTCAGAGTGAGTTGCTTCATTTCGAGGATGAGGTGGCCCTTCGCTGTATCAATCCACTCTGTCCAGCGCAGATCAAGGAAGGATTGAACCACTTTGCAAGTCGGGATGCTATGAATATCACAGGCTTGGGTCCAGCTGTTGTAGAGAAACTCTTCGCCGCTCAGTTGGTAGAGGATGTAGCTGGGATCTATCGTCTGACAGTCGAGGATCTATTGACCTTAGAAGGCTTTAAAGAAAAATCTGCTGAAAAACTCTATGAAGCCATTCAAGCTTCAAAAGAGAATTCAGCTGAGAAATTACTCTTTGGTTTGGGGATCCGCCATGTCGGTAGCAAGGTTAGTCAAATCTTGCTCCAAGAATTCCATGATCTCGATCAATTGGCTACAGCTGATCCAGAACGAATTGCCAGCATTGACAGTCTCGGTATGGTCGTGGCTGAAAGCCTCAAGCGTTATTTCGCACAAGAAGGATCCAAGCGCCTATTGCAAGAGCTCAAAGAAGCTGGCGTCAATATGGCTTATCTTGGTGAGAAAGTCGCTGCTGATGCGGCCCTATCAGGAATGACAGTCGTTTTGACTGGGAAGCTAGAGCGACTCACGCGTTCAGAAGCTAAGGCAAAATTAGAAAGTTTAGGCGCTAAGGTGACTGGATCGGTTTCCAAAAAAACAGATTTGGTCGTTGCTGGTAGTGACGCTGGTAGCAAGTTAACCAAAGCACAAGAATTAGGAATCCAGGTAGAAGATGAGGCCTGGCTTGAAAGTTTATAG
- a CDS encoding YihY/virulence factor BrkB family protein, protein MKKVLQKVLAQPFIKGFVRFYQSAESDITSIAVAYYLLISIFPLMLIAANILPYFHIRPTQILLSLQKVLPASLYRIVAQMISSVLTKPSTGLLSFSIISALWIFSQSIAYLQKAYNKSYGVEKERGIIWGRLFSFLISFALQGLFGLSLILSMFGKMIVRYLYQTFSFDRTIYVRLLNLTEPTIYLLLFVSLVLLYYTLPNVKIPKFRYVLPGATFVVAVLYAILNIFWKYVDRYVSHFLDARFFGSVVLAVIMFWFILVAKIMIIGCILNASIQFAREAKFQTRSGEIVSKLKSEEVDFRHREVSQTLKRRLRLIKKDKKE, encoded by the coding sequence ATGAAAAAGGTCCTACAAAAAGTACTGGCTCAGCCATTTATAAAGGGCTTCGTGCGGTTTTATCAGAGTGCAGAGTCTGATATCACCAGTATTGCAGTTGCCTATTATTTGCTGATCTCCATTTTCCCTTTGATGCTGATTGCAGCCAATATTTTACCCTACTTTCATATTCGTCCCACTCAGATTCTTTTAAGCTTACAGAAAGTTTTGCCAGCCTCCTTATATCGAATAGTGGCACAGATGATTTCGAGTGTCTTGACCAAACCTTCGACAGGCTTACTGAGTTTCTCGATTATTTCTGCTTTGTGGATCTTCTCTCAGAGCATTGCCTACCTCCAAAAAGCCTATAACAAGAGTTATGGGGTGGAAAAGGAGCGTGGTATTATCTGGGGGCGACTCTTTAGCTTTCTGATCAGTTTTGCCTTGCAGGGCTTGTTTGGACTCTCGCTGATCCTTTCCATGTTTGGGAAAATGATCGTTCGTTATCTCTATCAGACCTTTTCATTTGATCGGACGATTTATGTGCGCTTACTGAATTTGACAGAGCCGACCATCTACCTCTTACTTTTTGTCAGTCTGGTCTTACTCTATTACACCCTTCCAAATGTCAAAATTCCAAAATTTAGATATGTTCTTCCAGGAGCGACCTTCGTTGTTGCTGTCCTGTATGCGATCTTGAATATCTTTTGGAAATATGTGGATCGTTATGTGAGTCATTTCTTAGATGCTCGTTTCTTCGGTTCGGTCGTCCTAGCGGTCATCATGTTCTGGTTCATCTTGGTGGCAAAAATCATGATTATTGGTTGTATTTTAAACGCCAGTATCCAATTTGCCAGAGAAGCCAAGTTCCAAACGCGCAGTGGAGAAATTGTCTCTAAGTTAAAATCAGAAGAAGTGGACTTTCGGCATAGAGAAGTTTCACAAACATTAAAGCGTCGATTACGCTTGATAAAAAAAGATAAAAAGGAATAA
- the metK gene encoding methionine adenosyltransferase, which yields MSERKLFTSESVSEGHPDKIADQISDAILDAILEQDPEAHVAAETAVYTGSVHVFGEISTTAYVDINRVVRDTIAEIGYTNTEYGFSAETVGVHPSLVEQSPDIAQGVNEALEVRGNEDQDPLDLIGAGDQGLMFGFAVDETEELMPLPISLSHKLVRRLAELRKSGEISYLRPDAKSQVTVEYDENDRPVRVDTVVISTQHDPDVSNEQIHEDVINKVIKEVIPASYLDEETKFFINPTGRFVIGGPQGDSGLTGRKIIVDTYGGYSRHGGGAFSGKDATKVDRSASYAARYIAKNIVAAGLAKKAEVQLAYAIGVAQPVSVRIDTFGTGTVAESKLEKAAREIFDLRPAGIIQMLDLKRPIYRQTAAYGHMGRTDIDLPWERLDKVEALKESVK from the coding sequence ATGTCAGAACGTAAACTTTTCACGTCTGAATCTGTATCTGAGGGGCATCCAGATAAGATTGCAGACCAAATTTCAGATGCTATTTTAGATGCTATTTTAGAGCAAGATCCAGAAGCTCACGTGGCTGCCGAAACAGCTGTTTATACTGGTTCCGTGCATGTCTTCGGTGAGATTTCAACGACTGCTTATGTGGATATTAACCGTGTGGTTCGTGATACCATTGCAGAGATTGGTTATACCAATACAGAGTATGGTTTTTCTGCTGAGACGGTAGGAGTACACCCATCTTTGGTGGAACAATCTCCTGATATTGCTCAAGGGGTTAATGAAGCCTTAGAAGTTCGTGGAAATGAAGATCAAGATCCACTTGATTTGATCGGAGCAGGAGACCAGGGTCTCATGTTTGGTTTTGCGGTGGATGAAACAGAAGAACTTATGCCATTGCCAATTTCACTCAGCCACAAGTTGGTTCGTCGTTTGGCAGAGCTTCGTAAGTCTGGGGAAATTAGCTATCTTCGTCCAGATGCCAAGTCACAAGTTACTGTTGAGTACGATGAAAACGACCGCCCAGTGCGCGTGGATACAGTGGTTATTTCAACTCAACACGATCCAGACGTCAGCAATGAACAAATCCACGAAGATGTGATTAACAAGGTCATCAAGGAAGTGATTCCAGCTTCTTATCTAGATGAGGAGACTAAATTCTTCATCAACCCAACTGGTCGCTTTGTTATTGGTGGACCTCAAGGAGACTCAGGTTTGACTGGTCGTAAGATCATCGTGGATACTTATGGTGGTTACTCCCGTCACGGTGGTGGTGCCTTCTCTGGTAAAGATGCCACTAAGGTAGACCGTTCCGCTTCTTATGCAGCTCGCTACATTGCCAAAAACATCGTAGCGGCAGGTCTTGCTAAGAAAGCAGAAGTGCAATTGGCTTATGCCATTGGGGTAGCTCAACCTGTCTCTGTTCGTATTGATACCTTTGGTACGGGAACAGTTGCTGAAAGTAAGCTTGAAAAAGCAGCGCGTGAGATCTTTGATCTTCGTCCAGCAGGGATTATCCAAATGCTGGATTTGAAACGTCCAATCTACCGTCAAACAGCAGCATACGGCCATATGGGACGGACAGATATCGACCTTCCATGGGAACGTTTGGACAAGGTTGAAGCCTTGAAAGAATCTGTAAAATAA
- a CDS encoding methionyl aminopeptidase → MITLKSQREIEAMDRAGDFLASIHIGLRDLIKPGLDLWEVEEYVRRRCKEVNVLPLQIGVEGSLMDYPYATCCGLNDEVAHAFPRHVILKDGDLLKVDMVLSEPLDKSVLDVSKLDFDNVAQVKKYTESYTGGLADSCWAYAVGNVSQEVKDLMDVTKECLYKGIEKAVVGNRLGDIGAAIQEYAESKGYGVVRDLVGHGVGPTMHEEPMVPHYGRAGRGLRLREGMVLTIEPMINTGTWEIDTDMETGWAHKTLDGGLSCQYEHQFVITKDGPVILTSQGEEGTY, encoded by the coding sequence ATGATTACATTAAAATCACAACGTGAAATTGAAGCCATGGATCGTGCAGGAGATTTCCTTGCCAGCATCCATATTGGATTGCGTGACTTGATCAAGCCAGGGCTCGACCTTTGGGAAGTAGAAGAATATGTCCGCCGTCGCTGTAAAGAAGTCAATGTCTTACCACTTCAAATCGGAGTAGAAGGCAGTCTCATGGACTATCCTTACGCGACTTGTTGCGGTTTAAATGATGAAGTTGCCCATGCCTTTCCCCGTCATGTTATCCTGAAAGATGGTGATCTCCTCAAGGTAGATATGGTCTTATCTGAGCCACTCGACAAGTCTGTTCTGGATGTTTCAAAATTAGATTTTGATAATGTAGCCCAAGTGAAGAAATACACGGAGTCCTATACTGGTGGCTTGGCGGACTCTTGCTGGGCTTATGCGGTTGGAAATGTTTCGCAAGAAGTCAAAGATTTGATGGACGTGACTAAAGAATGTCTTTACAAAGGAATTGAGAAAGCAGTCGTAGGCAATCGCTTGGGAGATATTGGCGCAGCGATTCAAGAGTATGCAGAAAGCAAAGGCTATGGCGTGGTGCGTGACTTGGTCGGCCACGGTGTCGGCCCTACCATGCATGAAGAACCAATGGTACCGCATTACGGTCGTGCTGGACGCGGTCTTCGTTTGCGTGAAGGGATGGTCTTGACGATTGAGCCAATGATCAATACCGGTACTTGGGAGATTGATACTGATATGGAAACTGGTTGGGCCCACAAGACCCTCGACGGTGGCCTTTCTTGTCAATACGAGCATCAATTTGTGATTACAAAAGATGGTCCAGTGATCCTAACTAGTCAAGGTGAAGAAGGAACTTACTAA
- a CDS encoding B3/4 domain-containing protein: MKVTVDQAFWDLFPTARITVMSLYGIDNTVDEAKDPYFKELLDKGAKRAWEFIDEENYTQSEFVQEWRQAFSKFKTKKGARSSIEALLKRVHQGREFYPINPLVDLYNSVSMAYALPCGGEDMDKLVGGLSLGHAKGGEPFFPLGAEEDAPALEGEIIYYDQEGAVCRCLNWREAQRTMLTEDTKDAILVIEAINEEQAKRAQTAMQELKDLAKDYFGVEGTIYQLSVEHTSIEV; this comes from the coding sequence ATGAAAGTGACAGTCGATCAAGCATTTTGGGATTTGTTCCCAACAGCTAGAATTACAGTGATGTCCTTGTATGGCATTGATAATACAGTAGATGAAGCCAAGGATCCTTATTTCAAAGAATTGTTGGACAAGGGTGCCAAGAGAGCATGGGAATTTATCGATGAAGAAAACTATACCCAGAGTGAGTTCGTTCAAGAGTGGCGCCAAGCTTTTAGCAAGTTCAAAACAAAAAAAGGAGCACGATCTTCCATCGAAGCACTCTTAAAACGGGTTCATCAGGGACGTGAATTTTATCCGATTAATCCCTTGGTTGATTTATACAATAGTGTGTCTATGGCTTATGCTCTTCCTTGTGGAGGAGAAGACATGGATAAATTAGTGGGTGGACTCTCTCTAGGACACGCGAAAGGAGGCGAACCGTTCTTTCCATTAGGGGCTGAAGAAGATGCGCCAGCTTTGGAAGGGGAGATCATCTACTATGACCAAGAAGGAGCCGTTTGTCGTTGCTTGAATTGGCGTGAGGCTCAAAGAACCATGCTAACTGAAGATACGAAGGATGCTATTTTGGTGATTGAAGCTATCAATGAAGAGCAGGCCAAACGAGCACAAACAGCCATGCAGGAATTGAAAGATCTAGCCAAGGATTATTTTGGGGTCGAAGGAACGATCTATCAATTAAGTGTAGAGCATACAAGTATAGAAGTTTAA
- a CDS encoding GtrA family protein, whose protein sequence is MKTLIKKFFDNEILSYLFFGVATTIVSVGTRLFIYHVSRDERLATAIGNIAGILFAFATNDTIVFKQERKGWFQRLIRFAIARSGTFILDMALTEIFVKQFPGIIGQFVHNNKSQINLIETLFAQVAIVVLNYVFSKLFVFKNKNKA, encoded by the coding sequence ATGAAAACACTAATTAAAAAATTTTTTGATAATGAGATTTTATCCTATCTCTTTTTTGGAGTAGCCACAACCATTGTTTCCGTCGGAACCCGCCTTTTCATCTATCATGTGTCTCGTGATGAACGATTAGCGACAGCTATTGGAAACATTGCTGGGATCCTCTTTGCCTTTGCGACCAACGATACCATTGTCTTTAAACAAGAGAGAAAGGGCTGGTTTCAGCGCTTGATCCGATTTGCAATTGCGCGATCTGGGACATTTATACTGGACATGGCCTTGACTGAGATTTTTGTCAAGCAGTTCCCAGGAATTATCGGGCAATTTGTCCACAATAACAAAAGCCAGATCAATCTGATTGAAACTCTCTTTGCACAAGTAGCCATTGTGGTCCTCAATTACGTCTTTAGTAAACTCTTTGTCTTTAAAAACAAAAATAAGGCTTGA
- the spxR gene encoding CBS-HotDog domain-containing transcription factor SpxR yields the protein MSKHQEILDYLEKLPIGKRVSVRSISNFLNVSDGTAYRAIKEAENQGIVETRPRSGTIRVKSKKAVLEHLTYREILEITGSEILAGEEGLEKEFNKFYIGAMTEKHVLDYVSEGGLLIVGDRTSIQRLALKHDNAVLVTGGFEVSEDVIDLANQVQIPVIRTSHDTYTVATMINKALSNMQIKTDILTVEQVYRPFHEYGYLSETDTVRDYLDLVRKNRFSRFPVVNQHQMVVGVVTMRDAGDKAPQTTLDKVMSRTIFTTNLSTSIATISQRMIAEDYEMIPVVRNNQTLLGVITRRDVMDRISKVQFSSLPTFSEQIGQKIQTENDHYQFTVEPSMLEKSGVLANGVMIEVLMKVIRKMMQHSGRSLIVEQLIINFLQAVQVDDVIRIEPQLVRRTRRSALVDFSLYLDLQLVAKATITIKIN from the coding sequence ATGAGTAAACACCAAGAGATTTTAGACTATCTCGAAAAATTACCGATTGGAAAACGGGTCAGTGTCCGCAGTATTTCCAATTTTTTGAATGTCAGTGATGGGACAGCTTACCGTGCCATTAAAGAAGCTGAAAATCAAGGAATTGTCGAAACGCGTCCTAGAAGCGGGACCATCCGTGTCAAATCGAAAAAAGCTGTACTAGAGCACTTGACTTATCGGGAAATTTTAGAAATCACTGGCTCTGAAATATTAGCAGGTGAGGAAGGTCTCGAAAAAGAATTTAATAAATTTTACATCGGTGCCATGACGGAAAAGCACGTCCTAGACTATGTGTCTGAAGGGGGGCTTTTGATCGTGGGTGACCGTACTAGCATCCAACGATTGGCTCTTAAGCATGATAATGCGGTCTTAGTGACAGGTGGCTTTGAGGTCAGTGAGGATGTGATTGATCTGGCTAATCAGGTGCAAATCCCAGTCATCCGAACTTCACATGATACCTATACCGTCGCGACTATGATCAATAAGGCCTTGTCTAACATGCAGATCAAGACGGATATCTTGACGGTGGAACAGGTCTATCGGCCCTTCCATGAGTACGGTTATCTTTCTGAGACAGATACGGTCCGGGATTATTTAGATTTGGTTCGAAAGAATCGCTTTAGTCGTTTTCCGGTTGTCAATCAGCACCAGATGGTAGTGGGCGTCGTAACCATGAGAGATGCTGGAGATAAGGCGCCTCAGACGACCCTTGATAAGGTGATGTCACGGACCATTTTTACCACTAATTTGTCCACCAGCATTGCGACGATTAGCCAACGGATGATCGCTGAAGATTATGAAATGATTCCTGTTGTTCGTAATAACCAGACCTTGCTGGGTGTTATTACGCGTCGGGATGTCATGGATCGGATTAGCAAGGTGCAGTTTTCGAGCTTACCAACCTTTAGTGAGCAAATTGGTCAAAAGATTCAAACAGAGAACGACCATTACCAATTCACAGTGGAGCCAAGTATGCTGGAGAAAAGCGGTGTTTTGGCCAATGGAGTCATGATCGAAGTGCTGATGAAGGTTATTCGCAAGATGATGCAACACAGTGGGCGTAGCTTGATTGTCGAACAGTTGATCATCAATTTTTTACAGGCTGTGCAGGTGGATGATGTGATCCGCATTGAACCACAACTAGTTCGACGAACCAGACGTTCGGCCTTGGTTGATTTTAGCTTGTATTTAGATCTGCAGCTGGTCGCGAAAGCAACCATTACCATTAAGATTAATTAA